A genome region from Myxococcales bacterium includes the following:
- a CDS encoding VOC family protein, whose product MVAAMETSAEPRPSRLGIIGYDSFHFVVENMERSRQFYADRLDFKEVARAGDELVSRSGQQSVVFGAGGARVCVSTPLSQSSKAARFLKRHPAGVMSLSFRVKDLDRTMATLDEVGGTFLADPVEATDASGGRYRSVEIATPLGDVAFRFVQRDGYAGFAPGFVDVGAGNASEPANMYGIRGIDHVTSNGLTMQPIIAWYREVLGFEPFWDVSFHTKDVASERASGSGLKSIVMWDPGSGVKFATNEPLRPFFRASQIAKFVEDNGGNGVQHIAFAVTNILWSVEELKRREVEFMPTHPAYYTHLPERLAKLGITNVAAELAELERLQILVDGAHDKYMLQIFMREAAAMYDENRAGPFFYEIIQRAGDEGFGYGNFRALFESIEREQKLASS is encoded by the coding sequence ATGGTCGCCGCCATGGAAACGAGCGCGGAGCCGCGGCCCAGCCGCCTTGGGATCATCGGGTACGACTCCTTCCACTTCGTCGTGGAGAACATGGAGCGCTCGCGCCAATTTTACGCCGATCGCCTCGACTTCAAGGAGGTCGCGCGGGCGGGCGACGAGCTCGTCTCGCGCAGCGGGCAGCAGTCGGTGGTGTTCGGCGCCGGCGGCGCGCGTGTGTGTGTCTCGACCCCGCTCTCGCAGAGCTCGAAGGCCGCGCGCTTCTTGAAGCGACACCCGGCCGGGGTCATGAGCCTCAGCTTCCGCGTGAAGGACCTCGATCGCACCATGGCCACGCTCGACGAGGTCGGCGGCACCTTCCTGGCCGATCCCGTGGAGGCGACCGACGCGTCGGGCGGTCGGTACCGCTCGGTGGAGATCGCGACGCCTCTGGGGGACGTCGCCTTCCGCTTCGTTCAGCGGGACGGGTACGCCGGGTTCGCGCCCGGGTTCGTGGACGTGGGCGCCGGCAACGCGAGCGAGCCCGCCAACATGTACGGCATCCGCGGCATCGACCACGTGACCTCCAACGGGCTCACGATGCAGCCCATCATCGCCTGGTACCGCGAGGTGCTCGGCTTCGAGCCGTTCTGGGACGTGAGCTTCCACACCAAGGACGTGGCGTCCGAGCGCGCGTCGGGCTCGGGCCTGAAGTCGATCGTCATGTGGGACCCCGGGAGCGGCGTGAAGTTCGCCACCAACGAGCCTCTGCGCCCGTTCTTTCGCGCCTCGCAGATCGCGAAGTTCGTCGAGGACAACGGCGGAAACGGGGTGCAGCACATCGCGTTCGCCGTCACCAACATTCTCTGGTCGGTCGAGGAGCTCAAGCGCCGCGAGGTCGAGTTCATGCCGACCCACCCTGCATACTACACGCATTTGCCCGAGCGTCTCGCCAAGCTTGGCATCACGAACGTCGCGGCGGAGCTCGCCGAGCTCGAGCGCCTTCAGATCCTCGTCGACGGCGCGCACGACAAGTACATGCTGCAGATCTTCATGCGTGAGGCCGCGGCCATGTACGACGAGAACCGCGCGGGCCCGTTCTTCTACGAGATCATCCAGCGCGCTGGCGACGAGGGCTTCGGCTACGGCAACTTCCGCGCGCTCTTCGAGAGCATCGAGCGCGAGCAGAAGCTCGCGTCGAGCTAG
- a CDS encoding ABC transporter substrate-binding protein encodes MGLRATRLVHAGLFGIDRTTLAPYPLVAKSYRFEGPRELHVTLRSGVTFHGGKALDSTDVVATLAAFADLKVGSRHARVVSAIARAEPEGPLGVKIVLSRPHATLLTDLELPILRADQAAAPPAPDGTLDGLGPFEITRAAGGVIDLSPRATGVFPAPKHALTLRAVRDENARALRLHAGRADLVQNGFSPTLLPSFDRAGLQVVARPSASLTYLVPRCDRGIMQDARVRRAVSLAVDRSMLARTLFAGHATPASTLLPPGHWARPHVPEAGPRDVEGARQLVREAGAMGARVSLLVSTDRARKLMARILAAALEEVGLLVETTSLELGTMLGRLGSGDFELAMLQLPEVIEPNVLRVFLHGDFVPPAGSNRGRVRSARLDALLDAGDAQRDDDARRALYAEVETLVREEALWIPLVHEDHVAVVSPRASAYAPDRDGRWGGLFDLP; translated from the coding sequence GTGGGCCTGAGGGCCACCCGCCTCGTGCACGCGGGCCTGTTCGGCATCGATCGAACCACGCTCGCGCCCTACCCGCTCGTGGCCAAGAGCTACCGCTTCGAGGGCCCGAGAGAGCTCCACGTGACGCTCCGCTCGGGCGTGACGTTCCACGGCGGCAAGGCGCTCGACTCGACCGACGTGGTCGCCACGCTCGCCGCCTTCGCGGATCTCAAAGTGGGCTCGCGCCACGCACGCGTGGTGAGCGCGATCGCCCGCGCCGAGCCCGAGGGCCCGCTGGGGGTGAAGATCGTCCTTTCGCGGCCCCACGCCACGCTGCTCACCGACCTGGAACTGCCCATATTGCGCGCCGACCAGGCCGCGGCGCCGCCGGCGCCGGACGGAACACTCGACGGCCTCGGGCCGTTCGAGATCACGAGGGCCGCCGGGGGCGTGATCGATCTCTCCCCTCGCGCGACCGGCGTGTTCCCCGCGCCGAAGCACGCCCTGACGCTGCGCGCCGTGCGCGACGAGAACGCGCGGGCGCTGCGGCTCCACGCCGGGCGCGCGGACCTCGTGCAGAACGGGTTCTCGCCCACGCTGCTGCCTAGCTTCGACCGCGCGGGGCTCCAGGTCGTCGCCCGCCCGAGCGCGAGCCTCACGTACCTCGTGCCGCGCTGCGATCGGGGAATCATGCAAGATGCACGCGTTCGGCGCGCCGTCTCGCTCGCGGTCGATCGGTCGATGCTCGCGCGGACGCTCTTCGCGGGACACGCCACGCCCGCGTCCACGCTCCTCCCGCCGGGTCACTGGGCGCGGCCGCACGTGCCGGAGGCCGGGCCGCGCGACGTGGAGGGGGCGCGCCAGCTCGTGCGCGAGGCGGGGGCCATGGGGGCCCGCGTGTCGCTGCTCGTGTCGACCGACCGCGCGCGCAAGCTCATGGCGCGGATCCTCGCGGCGGCGCTGGAGGAGGTGGGCCTCCTCGTCGAGACGACCTCGCTCGAGCTCGGCACGATGCTCGGGCGGCTCGGGAGCGGAGACTTCGAGCTGGCGATGCTCCAGCTGCCCGAGGTGATCGAGCCGAACGTGCTGCGCGTGTTCCTGCACGGCGACTTCGTGCCGCCGGCGGGCTCGAACCGCGGCCGCGTGCGGAGCGCGCGGCTCGACGCGCTCCTCGACGCGGGCGACGCGCAGCGCGACGACGACGCCCGCCGAGCGCTCTACGCCGAGGTGGAGACGCTCGTGCGGGAAGAGGCGCTGTGGATCCCGCTCGTGCACGAGGATCACGTCGCCGTGGTCTCGCCGCGCGCGAGCGCCTACGCGCCCGACCGCGACGGCCGCTGGGGCGGGCTGTTCGACCTGCCGTGA